In Synechococcus sp. UW69, the following are encoded in one genomic region:
- a CDS encoding SWIM zinc finger family protein → MTLSNNSTNGSTAIGDDGLGQQPWWVEQWMELINGYRFKKRLERAWGYAREGHVTSIRFEGRRVHARVQGTDEAPYKVKLWLDVLNDEDWGYVMEALTQKARWSAQLLAGIMPSDIERAFAASGKRLFPFKLQEVRSECSCPDKANPCKHISAVYFLMGDRFSEDPFVLFQLRGRTRARLLEDLAEHRRKALAERAEAAKEAGITNIPDDATPLPPHPAVQDPALWWRYNRNLDGDLVVITPAMDGDTGLDAAGELPLAEDPRFADARSTFLSNLKAHGQASAQKAMLQAMAAGS, encoded by the coding sequence ATGACCCTCAGCAACAACAGCACCAACGGCAGCACCGCCATCGGAGACGACGGCCTGGGCCAACAGCCCTGGTGGGTGGAGCAATGGATGGAGCTGATCAACGGTTACCGGTTCAAGAAGCGGTTGGAACGGGCCTGGGGCTATGCCCGGGAAGGCCATGTGACGTCGATCCGCTTCGAAGGCCGCCGGGTCCATGCCCGGGTCCAAGGCACCGATGAAGCGCCTTACAAAGTGAAGCTCTGGCTGGATGTGCTGAACGATGAAGATTGGGGCTATGTCATGGAAGCCCTGACCCAAAAAGCCCGCTGGTCGGCCCAACTCCTGGCGGGGATCATGCCCTCAGACATCGAACGGGCCTTCGCCGCCAGCGGCAAACGCCTGTTCCCGTTCAAGCTGCAGGAGGTGCGCAGCGAGTGCAGCTGCCCGGATAAAGCCAACCCCTGCAAACACATCAGCGCGGTGTATTTCCTGATGGGGGACCGCTTCAGTGAAGACCCCTTCGTGTTATTCCAACTGCGGGGCCGCACCCGAGCTCGGCTACTGGAGGACCTGGCGGAACACCGGCGCAAGGCCCTGGCTGAGCGGGCGGAGGCGGCCAAGGAAGCGGGCATTACCAACATCCCTGACGATGCCACCCCCCTGCCGCCCCATCCAGCAGTGCAGGATCCCGCCCTGTGGTGGCGCTACAACCGCAACCTCGATGGCGACCTGGTGGTGATCACCCCGGCGATGGATGGAGACACCGGCCTGGATGCCGCCGGAGAGCTGCCACTGGCGGAAGACCCGCGTTTCGCCGATGCCCGAAGCACCTTCCTCAGCAACCTCAAGGCCCACGGCCAGGCCAGTGCCCAGAAGGCGATGCTGCAGGCCATGGCGGCCGGCAGCTGA
- a CDS encoding MEKHLA domain-containing protein, giving the protein MACEAAWLTSEKQGLAGVLLQSHQRAFGRPLIAAAQPGRSRRLLCQELFACGFPVLAHGTGNDPRLSYANAAALQLWETSWHELIGLPSRLTAPETERAERSNALGQAKRLDAVENYQGIRISRKGQQFMLNNARIWTLWDAEERVCGQAACFSDWWWL; this is encoded by the coding sequence ATGGCCTGCGAAGCCGCCTGGCTCACCTCCGAAAAACAAGGGCTCGCCGGGGTGCTGCTGCAATCCCATCAACGGGCCTTCGGCCGGCCACTGATCGCCGCCGCCCAACCGGGCCGCTCCAGGCGCCTGCTGTGCCAGGAACTGTTCGCCTGCGGTTTTCCGGTGCTGGCCCACGGCACCGGAAACGATCCAAGGCTCAGTTACGCCAATGCGGCTGCGCTGCAGCTCTGGGAGACCAGCTGGCATGAGCTGATCGGCCTGCCCTCACGGCTCACCGCACCGGAAACCGAACGGGCAGAACGCAGCAACGCCCTGGGCCAGGCCAAACGTCTGGACGCAGTTGAGAACTATCAAGGCATTCGGATCAGCCGAAAAGGGCAGCAGTTCATGCTCAACAACGCCCGTATCTGGACGCTCTGGGATGCAGAAGAGCGGGTGTGCGGCCAGGCGGCCTGCTTCAGCGACTGGTGGTGGCTTTAG
- a CDS encoding Hsp20/alpha crystallin family protein — MLTLRQSPFDLFERLEQQLATAERVPNAEIHETESSYNVRLELPGVDRDSIDIKATDRNLVINAERTAATGDDNNEPLLSEFRCGTWSRSFRFPHSLDRDQLKASYRDGILEINAGKAVEHTSVSVKIEN, encoded by the coding sequence ATGCTGACCCTCCGCCAATCACCCTTCGATCTGTTCGAGCGTCTCGAGCAGCAACTTGCGACCGCAGAGCGCGTCCCCAACGCCGAAATCCATGAGACTGAATCCAGCTACAACGTGCGGCTGGAACTGCCTGGCGTGGACCGCGACTCCATCGACATCAAGGCCACCGATCGCAATCTGGTGATCAACGCAGAACGCACAGCCGCAACCGGCGATGACAACAATGAACCTCTGCTGAGCGAATTCCGCTGCGGCACCTGGAGCCGCAGCTTCCGCTTCCCCCACAGCCTTGATCGCGACCAGCTCAAAGCCAGCTACCGCGACGGCATTCTTGAAATCAACGCCGGCAAAGCTGTTGAACACACCAGCGTTTCGGTGAAGATCGAGAACTGA